In Candidatus Methylacidiphilales bacterium, the following are encoded in one genomic region:
- a CDS encoding rhodanese-like domain-containing protein: MSSATIIDQISSTDLSTITSRALLLDVRTPAEFAGAHIEGSVLHPLSDLDPGAVSQLARDKEGIVVVCQSGGRAGQAAGKLATAGITKVRVLQGGVSAWEKAGLPLVHGKKTISLERQVRIVAGALVFTGAVLGYFVHPGWIGISAFVGGGLVFAGLTDWCGMGLLLARMPWNR, from the coding sequence ATGTCATCGGCCACGATCATCGACCAGATTTCCTCCACGGATCTTTCTACGATCACATCCCGTGCGCTTTTGTTGGATGTCCGGACACCTGCGGAATTTGCCGGTGCCCACATCGAGGGATCGGTGCTCCACCCGCTTTCCGATCTCGATCCCGGTGCGGTGTCGCAACTGGCCCGTGATAAGGAGGGGATCGTGGTGGTCTGCCAATCGGGCGGGAGGGCCGGACAGGCGGCGGGAAAGCTGGCCACGGCCGGAATCACCAAGGTCCGGGTGTTGCAAGGGGGGGTGTCCGCCTGGGAAAAAGCCGGGTTGCCCCTGGTCCATGGGAAGAAAACGATTTCTTTGGAGCGGCAGGTGCGGATTGTGGCCGGAGCCCTCGTGTTCACGGGGGCGGTGCTGGGTTATTTTGTCCATCCGGGCTGGATCGGTATCTCGGCTTTTGTCGGGGGCGGCTTGGTCTTTGCCGGCCTCACCGATTGGTGTGGCATGGGCCTGCTGCTGGCCCGGATGCCTTGGAACCGGTGA
- the fmt gene encoding methionyl-tRNA formyltransferase, producing MRVVFVGTGEIGVPSYRALVSAPGIHLVGVVTQPDRPAGRKLEPTPSPVKRAVAGSGVVLLQPEKINRPEVIEELRALVPDVLVVCAYGQILKPAVLELPRMGCLNLHASLLPRHRGASCIQAAILAGDARTGMTVMWMDAGLDTGDILLQEAFPMGRRATAGALHDRLAAQAPGLLLRALSLVREGRAPRLPQDAGLATYAPKLSKADGRLDWSRPLCEIDRRVRAMSPWPSAYTYFEDHGQRRLLKVFRIILCRKVRGRPGEILRVGKEGVWVGAGDGGILLREVQMEGRARMPAADFARGQKLMPGMIFD from the coding sequence ATGCGTGTCGTCTTTGTGGGAACGGGCGAAATCGGAGTGCCCTCCTACCGGGCGTTGGTTTCCGCCCCCGGAATCCATCTGGTGGGGGTGGTGACCCAGCCGGACCGGCCAGCGGGAAGGAAGCTGGAACCGACGCCTTCCCCGGTCAAACGGGCCGTCGCCGGCTCCGGGGTGGTCCTGCTGCAGCCGGAAAAAATCAACCGTCCCGAGGTGATCGAAGAACTGCGGGCCCTGGTGCCCGATGTCCTGGTGGTGTGTGCCTACGGCCAGATCCTCAAGCCCGCGGTCCTTGAATTGCCGCGAATGGGCTGCCTCAATCTCCATGCCTCCCTCCTTCCCCGCCACCGGGGCGCCAGTTGCATCCAGGCGGCGATCCTGGCCGGCGACGCCCGCACCGGCATGACCGTGATGTGGATGGATGCGGGCTTGGACACGGGCGACATCCTCTTGCAGGAAGCTTTCCCGATGGGGCGCCGGGCCACGGCCGGGGCATTGCACGACCGTTTGGCCGCCCAGGCCCCCGGGTTGTTGTTGCGCGCCCTCTCTCTGGTTAGGGAAGGCCGGGCGCCGCGCCTTCCCCAGGACGCAGGCCTGGCGACTTACGCCCCCAAGCTGAGCAAGGCGGACGGCCGCCTGGATTGGAGCCGCCCACTGTGCGAGATCGACCGCCGGGTCCGGGCCATGAGCCCATGGCCCTCGGCCTATACCTATTTCGAGGACCACGGGCAGCGGCGTTTGTTGAAAGTTTTCCGCATCATCCTTTGCCGCAAAGTGCGGGGCAGGCCGGGGGAAATCCTCCGGGTCGGAAAAGAGGGTGTATGGGTCGGAGCCGGCGATGGAGGCATTTTGTTGCGCGAGGTGCAAATGGAGGGCCGGGCCCGGATGCCCGCCGCCGATTTTGCCCGCGGACAAAAACTCATGCCGGGGATGATTTTCGATTAG
- a CDS encoding endonuclease/exonuclease/phosphatase family protein has product MPGTTIRERSFFRVASWNIEWYPAGQRGGQEQATNWQTAAVAHLINQIKPDVLATQEIRNIGALQRLNRNIGLWPFSHLAASIFYQKNDTARDLDRIQQQCGFMARHPWDDLWEVDFTPIAGADRPVRGWLAARWKVGPLTFTIYNGHLKSDSGAGRPEERAANYRNRRAAIAELKADLDRHDLDPYRDKILVLGNFNTDYFLADAEGAKIFTDLDRLGFHMAQPPVKREEAITLPARKGVEEIPDQVVDYIFLSSGWRGIEPELKILAQGASKKKDVFGGDAPGLASDHYPVYIDIPLGPENPR; this is encoded by the coding sequence TTGCCCGGAACCACCATCCGGGAGCGATCGTTTTTTCGTGTGGCATCCTGGAACATCGAATGGTATCCGGCCGGACAGCGCGGGGGGCAAGAACAGGCCACAAACTGGCAAACCGCCGCGGTGGCCCACTTGATCAACCAGATCAAACCGGATGTCCTGGCCACCCAGGAAATCCGCAACATCGGGGCCCTCCAGCGCCTCAACCGCAACATCGGCCTGTGGCCCTTCTCCCATCTGGCGGCATCCATTTTTTACCAAAAAAACGACACCGCCCGCGACCTCGACCGCATCCAGCAACAGTGCGGCTTCATGGCCCGCCACCCGTGGGATGATCTCTGGGAAGTGGACTTCACCCCGATCGCAGGAGCCGACCGTCCCGTGCGCGGATGGCTGGCCGCACGTTGGAAAGTCGGACCGCTCACCTTCACCATCTACAACGGCCACCTCAAAAGTGATTCCGGGGCCGGACGCCCCGAGGAACGCGCCGCCAATTACCGGAATCGACGGGCCGCCATTGCCGAGCTGAAGGCCGACCTCGACCGTCATGACCTCGACCCCTACCGGGACAAAATCCTCGTTCTGGGCAATTTCAATACCGACTATTTCCTCGCCGATGCCGAGGGGGCGAAGATATTCACCGATCTCGACCGCCTGGGTTTCCATATGGCCCAGCCCCCGGTGAAACGTGAAGAAGCCATCACCCTGCCCGCGCGCAAGGGCGTGGAGGAGATCCCCGACCAGGTGGTTGACTACATCTTCCTGTCCTCGGGCTGGCGCGGCATCGAGCCGGAATTGAAAATCCTCGCCCAGGGGGCCTCGAAGAAAAAAGACGTCTTCGGCGGCGATGCGCCCGGACTGGCCAGCGACCATTACCCGGTTTACATCGATATTCCGCTGGGCCCGGAAAATCCGCGGTGA